One Megasphaera vaginalis (ex Bordigoni et al. 2020) genomic region harbors:
- the ilvA gene encoding threonine ammonia-lyase, whose protein sequence is MSEDCVSLKMVQEAQARLAGVAQKTGLSFSNSVSKVAECKVFLKLENLQRTGSFKLRGAYNKVASLTPEEREKGVIAASAGNHAQGVALAASEYGCQSIICMPKHAPLTKVAATRGYGATVVLHGDFFDEAAAKAEELTKEHGYTFVHPFNDPLVIAGQGTISLEILEQLPDVDAIIAPIGGGGLIAGLAVAAKSVNPKIKIIGVQTAHMPSMKTSLEEGKITTVNGKPSLADGITVKTPGCNTYEICKKYVDDIVTVDETEIASAILWLIERVKTVAEGAGAVPVAALMNGKISGLHNKKVAALVSGGNIDVNNMTRVINSGLLRSWRKVFFETVVPDRPGVLVKLLSIIAESNANVLSITHERSQHNIGIGQTAVSFELETANEKHVEHLVAELRAQHYHVTLK, encoded by the coding sequence ATGAGTGAAGATTGTGTAAGTTTGAAAATGGTGCAGGAGGCACAGGCGCGCTTAGCCGGCGTAGCACAGAAAACAGGATTGTCTTTTTCAAATTCTGTGAGCAAAGTAGCTGAGTGCAAGGTTTTCCTGAAGTTGGAAAACCTGCAGCGGACAGGGTCGTTTAAGCTTCGCGGCGCATACAATAAAGTTGCTTCATTGACACCGGAAGAACGTGAAAAGGGGGTAATTGCGGCTTCAGCCGGGAATCATGCGCAAGGCGTGGCGTTAGCGGCCAGTGAATACGGCTGTCAGTCGATTATTTGCATGCCGAAACATGCGCCTCTTACGAAGGTGGCGGCAACGCGCGGCTATGGCGCGACAGTCGTTTTACACGGTGATTTTTTTGATGAAGCGGCTGCCAAGGCGGAGGAACTGACCAAAGAGCATGGCTATACCTTTGTTCATCCCTTCAATGATCCGTTGGTTATTGCCGGACAAGGGACCATTTCTTTGGAAATCCTTGAACAACTGCCTGATGTCGATGCAATCATTGCTCCTATCGGCGGCGGCGGACTGATTGCCGGCTTGGCCGTAGCGGCGAAAAGTGTCAATCCGAAAATCAAGATCATCGGCGTGCAGACGGCGCATATGCCTTCAATGAAGACGTCTCTGGAAGAGGGCAAAATTACGACCGTAAACGGCAAACCGAGTTTGGCTGACGGCATTACGGTAAAGACGCCAGGCTGTAATACATACGAAATTTGCAAAAAATATGTCGATGACATCGTTACCGTTGATGAAACGGAAATTGCCAGCGCGATTCTTTGGCTTATCGAACGTGTTAAAACGGTGGCTGAAGGTGCCGGCGCCGTTCCTGTGGCGGCGTTGATGAATGGTAAGATATCGGGGCTTCATAACAAAAAAGTCGCTGCTCTTGTCAGCGGCGGCAACATTGATGTCAACAATATGACGCGTGTTATCAACAGCGGATTGCTTCGCTCATGGCGCAAGGTGTTCTTTGAAACCGTCGTTCCCGATCGTCCCGGCGTATTGGTTAAGCTCTTGTCTATTATCGCGGAATCCAACGCCAATGTGCTTTCTATCACCCATGAACGGAGCCAGCATAATATCGGCATCGGTCAGACTGCCGTCTCCTTTGAGCTGGAAACGGCCAACGAAAAGCATGTGGAACATTTGGTGGCGGAATTACGGGCTCAACATTATCATGTTACGTTAAAATAA
- a CDS encoding recombinase family protein produces MAKTKKFVQNDNNLAIAYYRYSSSSQNDASIEEQQELVQLYAAEHGYSILKEYADRAMSGQDDNRPNYKLMLSEVAKLRPAVLIMWKNDRLGRDVLQLTYAKRKIREAGCSIEYVAENAPDVSTSQGKFTEAVMDAFAQMWSDSSRENIERGLRYNAKNALSNGQKILGYRRAADKRYEIDPAKAPVVQRIFHDYVDGKPMQQIADELNAQGITTALDRKFTVNGLRSVLKNDRYTGVYKYADIVIPDGMPVIIETDLFNKAQAMFAMNKRTGAGNRSKHMEGEPRYWLTGKLFCGECGSSMQGVSGTSKTGAHHFYYYCKEQRHKRCEKKPVKAAFIEGLVQQLLKELLSDSENLMSLAVDAAAYYKECYVESSYLESLEKELANTRMALKNLVKAIEAGIFSETTQERLQELERRKKALTDAIETEKAKKELSEDEHSIKAYFGKFLYANLDDHEVRDMVLEYFVDKIYLYDDKVILTCKYSDADYEVDWEDFQKAKKAASGKVRPYRVQLHQFYIMWPCNHRVTGLFLLKNFVAAMQDIRKYGILFINYRSFADC; encoded by the coding sequence GTGGCAAAGACAAAGAAATTTGTTCAGAACGATAATAACCTTGCCATCGCTTACTACCGCTACTCGTCAAGCTCTCAAAACGATGCTTCTATTGAGGAACAGCAGGAGCTGGTGCAGCTTTATGCGGCTGAGCACGGTTACAGCATACTCAAGGAGTATGCAGACCGTGCGATGTCTGGGCAGGACGATAACAGACCAAATTACAAGCTGATGCTTTCAGAGGTCGCAAAGCTGCGTCCTGCCGTTCTCATCATGTGGAAGAACGATAGATTGGGTCGTGATGTATTGCAGCTGACCTATGCCAAACGAAAGATTCGTGAAGCTGGGTGCAGCATCGAGTATGTTGCGGAGAATGCGCCTGATGTGAGCACATCGCAGGGCAAGTTCACCGAAGCGGTGATGGATGCGTTCGCGCAGATGTGGAGCGATTCGTCGCGAGAGAACATTGAGCGAGGGCTAAGGTATAACGCCAAGAACGCACTGTCCAACGGTCAAAAGATATTGGGCTACAGAAGGGCGGCGGACAAGCGTTATGAGATTGACCCTGCGAAAGCTCCCGTGGTTCAGAGAATCTTTCACGATTACGTTGACGGCAAACCGATGCAGCAGATAGCCGACGAGCTGAATGCTCAGGGCATAACCACAGCTCTTGACAGGAAGTTCACGGTCAACGGGCTGAGGAGCGTGCTGAAGAACGACAGGTACACAGGGGTCTACAAGTACGCGGATATCGTCATCCCAGACGGTATGCCCGTCATCATCGAGACAGACCTGTTCAACAAGGCACAGGCGATGTTTGCTATGAACAAGCGCACGGGCGCTGGAAACCGCTCAAAGCACATGGAGGGCGAGCCGAGGTACTGGCTGACGGGAAAGCTGTTCTGCGGGGAATGCGGAAGCTCCATGCAGGGCGTATCCGGCACGAGCAAGACGGGCGCGCACCACTTTTATTACTACTGTAAGGAGCAGAGGCATAAGCGCTGCGAGAAGAAGCCAGTCAAGGCTGCGTTCATCGAGGGACTGGTACAGCAGCTACTGAAGGAGTTGCTGAGCGATTCCGAGAACCTGATGTCCCTTGCTGTGGACGCGGCGGCGTACTACAAGGAGTGCTACGTCGAGTCGAGCTACCTTGAGAGCCTTGAAAAAGAGCTGGCTAATACGCGGATGGCTCTTAAAAATCTAGTCAAGGCGATTGAGGCGGGGATTTTCAGCGAGACCACGCAGGAACGCTTGCAGGAGCTTGAGCGACGTAAGAAGGCGCTGACGGACGCCATCGAGACGGAGAAGGCGAAGAAGGAACTTTCCGAGGACGAGCACAGCATCAAGGCATACTTTGGCAAGTTCCTGTATGCGAACCTTGATGACCATGAGGTGAGGGACATGGTCTTGGAGTATTTCGTCGACAAGATTTACCTTTACGACGACAAGGTCATTCTGACGTGCAAGTATTCGGATGCTGACTATGAGGTGGACTGGGAGGACTTCCAGAAGGCAAAAAAAGCCGCAAGCGGTAAGGTTCGACCTTACCGCGTTCAGCTCCACCAATTTTATATCATGTGGCCCTGTAACCATCGTGTTACAGGGCTTTTTTTATTGAAGAACTTTGTGGCGGCGATGCAGGATATTCGAAAATATGGCATCCTTTTCATCAATTATCGTTCTTTTGCAGACTGCTGA
- a CDS encoding DNA adenine methylase: MKKNKLVKPILKWVGGKRQLLDEIEQRLPKKISYYVEPFVGGGAVLFDKQPQHVRINDYNEELINVYMVVRDNPNELIKELAVHEEKNEQLGSEWFYRVRGLDRESGFDELSSVEKAARIIYLNKTCFNGLFRVNSAGQLNVPYGRYKHPNIVNEVGIRALHKYFSEADIDMRQGDFAESLKDLPKGAFVYLDPPYMPITATSAFTGYTQDGFGYDEQIRLRDECIKLREQGIHFLQSNSDCEEIRELYEDFKIETVEAKRSINSRGDRRGAVKEVLISG, encoded by the coding sequence TTGAAGAAGAATAAACTTGTCAAGCCTATCCTGAAGTGGGTAGGTGGTAAAAGACAATTGCTTGATGAAATAGAGCAAAGGCTACCAAAGAAAATTAGCTATTATGTTGAGCCTTTTGTAGGTGGCGGTGCTGTTCTATTTGATAAACAGCCACAACATGTGCGAATCAACGATTACAACGAAGAGCTAATCAATGTTTATATGGTTGTAAGAGATAACCCAAACGAGCTCATTAAAGAATTGGCTGTGCATGAAGAGAAGAATGAACAGCTGGGCAGTGAATGGTTCTACCGTGTTCGAGGGCTTGATAGAGAATCGGGGTTTGACGAACTATCGAGTGTTGAAAAAGCTGCAAGGATTATTTACTTGAACAAGACTTGTTTTAATGGTCTTTTCAGGGTGAATTCTGCTGGTCAACTCAATGTTCCTTATGGAAGGTACAAGCACCCTAATATTGTAAATGAAGTTGGCATCAGGGCATTGCATAAATACTTCAGTGAAGCAGATATTGATATGCGCCAAGGGGATTTTGCTGAATCCCTAAAAGATTTGCCAAAGGGCGCCTTTGTCTACTTAGACCCGCCTTATATGCCAATTACAGCCACTTCGGCATTCACAGGGTATACCCAAGACGGTTTCGGATATGACGAGCAAATACGCCTACGAGATGAATGTATTAAGTTGCGTGAACAGGGAATTCATTTCTTGCAGTCAAATAGTGACTGTGAAGAGATTCGCGAGTTGTATGAGGATTTCAAAATAGAAACAGTAGAGGCAAAACGTTCTATCAATTCACGTGGTGATAGAAGAGGTGCTGTGAAGGAGGTGTTGATTAGTGGCTGA
- a CDS encoding excisionase, producing MSKATKTKHTKFGDLTYSEYSNLMAALSHKDLMTMDEATVFFDIGRARLQRIIQLPEVDFVVMSGKKKLIARERFRDYILAGHNINP from the coding sequence ATGTCAAAAGCTACGAAGACGAAGCACACGAAGTTCGGAGACCTTACGTATTCCGAGTATTCAAATCTGATGGCGGCTCTATCGCATAAGGATTTGATGACCATGGACGAGGCGACGGTGTTCTTTGACATCGGGCGCGCACGCTTGCAGCGCATCATCCAATTGCCAGAGGTTGATTTCGTTGTCATGAGCGGCAAGAAGAAGCTCATCGCACGTGAAAGATTCCGCGACTACATCCTTGCCGGACACAACATCAATCCCTGA
- a CDS encoding plasmid mobilization protein, which yields MKKDKKHAGKIPASSERKRKSGTVKIRVTESEAEAIKSKANQWGVTVSQYLRDAALNHEVKKMIITNNRDLNLLTAEVNKIGCNLNQIARRLNASASYRECFGVTPMRESEVLAELKSLQLKFSSIDRQLLDARAEFSREQIGKISDYEFEQMKDFWLPEDGGETDGDDVHPSA from the coding sequence ATGAAGAAAGATAAGAAACATGCAGGTAAGATACCTGCTTCCAGCGAGAGAAAACGCAAGTCGGGCACGGTCAAGATTCGCGTTACCGAGTCCGAGGCAGAGGCGATTAAGTCGAAGGCAAACCAGTGGGGCGTAACGGTGTCGCAGTATCTTCGCGATGCTGCGCTGAACCACGAAGTGAAGAAAATGATTATCACAAATAATCGCGACCTTAATTTGCTTACCGCCGAGGTAAACAAAATCGGCTGCAACTTGAATCAGATTGCTCGTCGTTTGAACGCGAGCGCAAGCTATCGGGAGTGCTTCGGCGTGACCCCGATGCGCGAGAGTGAGGTACTTGCTGAGCTGAAAAGTTTGCAGTTGAAATTCTCAAGCATCGACAGGCAGTTGCTTGATGCACGTGCGGAATTTTCCCGCGAGCAAATCGGCAAGATTTCCGACTACGAGTTCGAGCAGATGAAGGATTTCTGGCTTCCAGAGGACGGAGGTGAAACAGATGGCGACGACGTACATCCATCCGCTTAA
- a CDS encoding relaxase/mobilization nuclease domain-containing protein, translating into MATTYIHPLKDAKASMIYTELGNGKKKKMHEVEGTTRAAYEVGDMPRDDMAIYAEEMHKRHPASRYEAFEVRVSFSPDELKAGNKSDEQMAGEHSYKLCKKLYPNSMCYVTVHNDGKGGCVHAHCLVVNHDEVTGQTLRDNRRHFEVKNASDELAAEEGLSVIGTPKFEREKHKEGTTWTKRRESCDAFEQRLGDRVQRARDESKSLDEFKHNLGVYGVELMEQKRKGKDGEEHEAWCYKMMDIYGDKPRKRRRKAKLLADDLTKGSIESYYDQKQANKAVEDQKPTVIPIYQENASEDVTEPIKGYTKDEVVYSLLDDYKVDSEDVRDFTDALASQYRRRRVDTRGDAIYNDMCHAQNNIDETTEKLQADVDEAREQFKADKANLDELKTHKTPNLYGLSQYFKIAGNQKGKSPFERMLDDMFAQMLAEIMRQMIEEQRRQAREEAEKRLYESRKNMWDAEKRLKAANRAIDHEISRTGGRRVTSHMQDVYEADRTAGKTDGEQYE; encoded by the coding sequence ATGGCGACGACGTACATCCATCCGCTTAAGGATGCCAAGGCGAGCATGATTTACACCGAACTTGGCAATGGCAAAAAGAAGAAGATGCACGAAGTCGAAGGCACGACGAGGGCTGCCTACGAGGTCGGTGACATGCCCAGAGATGACATGGCGATATATGCCGAGGAGATGCACAAGAGGCACCCTGCATCGCGTTATGAGGCGTTCGAGGTGCGCGTCTCCTTCTCGCCTGACGAGCTGAAGGCTGGAAACAAGTCGGACGAGCAGATGGCAGGTGAGCATAGCTACAAGCTGTGCAAGAAGCTCTATCCCAACTCGATGTGTTACGTCACCGTGCACAACGACGGCAAAGGTGGATGTGTTCATGCACACTGCCTCGTCGTGAACCATGACGAGGTGACAGGTCAGACGCTACGAGATAACCGACGACATTTCGAGGTCAAGAATGCGAGCGACGAGCTTGCAGCAGAGGAGGGCTTGTCCGTCATCGGAACGCCCAAGTTCGAGCGCGAAAAACACAAGGAAGGCACGACATGGACTAAACGTCGCGAGAGCTGCGATGCGTTCGAGCAAAGGCTGGGCGACCGTGTGCAGCGGGCGCGTGATGAATCCAAGTCCCTTGACGAGTTCAAGCATAATCTCGGGGTCTACGGCGTCGAGCTGATGGAGCAGAAACGCAAGGGCAAGGACGGAGAGGAACACGAGGCATGGTGCTACAAGATGATGGACATCTACGGTGACAAGCCCCGCAAGCGCCGCCGCAAGGCAAAGCTTTTAGCCGACGACCTGACGAAGGGCTCCATCGAATCCTACTACGACCAGAAACAGGCAAATAAGGCTGTAGAAGACCAGAAGCCGACAGTTATACCAATCTATCAGGAAAACGCCTCAGAAGACGTTACAGAACCTATTAAAGGTTATACGAAGGATGAGGTGGTTTATTCCCTGCTTGATGATTACAAGGTCGATTCTGAGGATGTTAGGGACTTCACGGATGCTCTGGCTTCTCAATATCGCAGACGAAGGGTCGATACGCGAGGGGATGCCATATATAACGATATGTGCCACGCACAGAACAATATTGACGAGACAACAGAGAAGCTGCAAGCCGATGTGGACGAGGCGCGTGAGCAGTTCAAGGCTGACAAGGCTAACCTCGACGAGCTGAAGACCCACAAGACGCCGAACCTCTATGGTCTAAGCCAGTACTTCAAGATTGCAGGTAATCAGAAGGGCAAGTCACCGTTCGAGCGTATGCTCGATGACATGTTCGCCCAGATGCTGGCAGAGATTATGAGGCAGATGATTGAGGAGCAGCGAAGACAGGCACGCGAGGAAGCAGAAAAGCGTCTCTACGAGTCGAGAAAGAACATGTGGGACGCCGAGAAGCGACTCAAGGCTGCAAATCGTGCCATTGACCACGAGATAAGCCGAACAGGCGGCAGAAGGGTCACAAGCCACATGCAGGATGTCTATGAAGCAGACAGAACGGCAGGTAAGACTGATGGCGAGCAGTACGAGTAA
- a CDS encoding type II restriction enzyme, translated as MADFTGKLDKAWKEILARYPIEEKTRQGGLYEIQASEIKAFREPRLMTKFDTSESVAAPLKELGLNVLPVSRHSYVLGNFDLYEKFPDVTELRPKAITLPDYETLRLENLTSESNAINALLATHTLENFLNEEEQGLLETFNGRMGTGDFSFDVNLLDGTAKKTINVSKAQLEIDGGFESQRSVCIMEAKNIRNDDFNVRQLYFPYRKYLAIVQKPIRLVFSQYTNLTYYLYEYEFTEPTSFSSIRLRNKQAYTFEDCQISEKDIVDVWKNTPVVTDDNQDKQVDKKIPFIQADRFDRVISLAERLSSAEDNTLTTEQVTEHMGLVTRQAAYYPAAGEYLGLFQRSRNATSLTDTAHKILNMRYRERQLAYTSLILQHQIFHDLFGIVVNSGEFPDKAYVEKEMLRLNVCNEGSTVHRRATSVLAWLSWIFALVDDEI; from the coding sequence GTGGCTGATTTCACTGGTAAATTGGATAAAGCTTGGAAGGAGATACTGGCTAGATATCCCATTGAGGAAAAGACTCGCCAAGGTGGGTTATATGAAATCCAAGCAAGTGAAATTAAAGCTTTTAGAGAGCCACGATTGATGACAAAGTTTGATACTTCCGAATCGGTTGCTGCCCCTCTAAAAGAGCTTGGATTGAATGTATTGCCAGTTTCTCGGCATTCTTATGTACTAGGAAATTTTGACTTGTACGAGAAGTTTCCAGATGTTACGGAGCTGAGACCAAAAGCTATAACCTTGCCTGATTATGAAACTTTACGTTTGGAAAATCTTACAAGCGAATCAAATGCGATAAATGCGCTTCTAGCAACGCATACTTTGGAGAATTTTCTTAATGAAGAAGAGCAGGGCCTATTGGAGACTTTCAATGGTCGAATGGGAACTGGCGATTTTTCGTTTGACGTTAATTTATTAGATGGTACAGCAAAGAAGACCATCAATGTTAGCAAGGCGCAACTTGAAATTGATGGTGGTTTTGAATCACAGCGGTCTGTATGCATTATGGAAGCCAAGAATATTCGTAATGATGACTTTAATGTACGACAGCTTTATTTTCCGTATAGAAAATACCTTGCTATAGTTCAGAAACCTATTAGATTGGTATTTTCCCAGTACACAAATCTGACTTATTATTTGTATGAATACGAGTTTACTGAGCCAACTTCTTTCTCTTCAATTAGATTACGAAACAAACAAGCCTATACGTTTGAGGATTGCCAGATTTCAGAGAAGGATATTGTCGATGTATGGAAGAATACGCCTGTGGTAACTGATGATAATCAGGATAAACAGGTGGATAAGAAAATTCCGTTTATTCAAGCGGATAGATTTGATAGAGTAATATCGCTTGCGGAACGCTTAAGCTCTGCTGAAGATAATACGTTGACTACAGAGCAGGTTACCGAGCATATGGGCTTGGTAACGCGACAGGCTGCATATTACCCAGCTGCGGGTGAATATTTAGGACTGTTTCAACGTTCGCGTAATGCAACAAGTCTGACAGATACAGCGCACAAAATACTGAACATGCGTTATAGAGAGCGTCAGTTAGCTTACACCAGCCTGATATTGCAACATCAAATCTTTCATGATTTGTTCGGTATCGTTGTGAATAGTGGTGAATTTCCTGATAAAGCATACGTTGAAAAGGAAATGTTGCGACTAAATGTCTGCAATGAAGGCTCAACAGTGCATCGTAGAGCAACAAGTGTTTTGGCGTGGCTATCTTGGATTTTTGCACTTGTAGACGATGAAATATAG
- a CDS encoding DNA primase family protein has translation MNQTFDELVSSITEDYLEQVDLGNPPSQATIKRELLDEINREVNTYNKGPEDPPGSGEFPTPKKGKEKYDILKALPPSEIGRILIVVHRVCRVAFGDASDEDNCLVGVYATEGEKLGTYDTSEKAIRRLIRQYNRQISSHDIDEVYAFLKDEAPLKKICRDRDLIAVGNGIYDYANKMLMDFDPELVFTTKSHVHFVDGAINPHITMPDGANWDVESWMQSLSDDPDVQELLWQTLGAIIRPNVPWHRSVWLYSKSGNNGKGTLCRLMRNLCGEDACASISITGFGNQYGLSALTRVSAVIVDENDTSAYLDKAAALKAVITGDPVLVDRKFKDPLSLVFHGFMVQCINALPRFKDKSDSAYRRLLLVPMEKRFEGCERKYIKDDYLGRQDVLEYVLYKLLATTDYYELVKPQACLDLLEEYKQFNDPIREFMATVMDELKWDLVPWQFLYDLYVKWFARNNSAGKPVGINPFRDEVRSLLVDYPGWNETENPVRSTDRMDAPEPLIAEYDVRTWMNGSYTGSDIQKRCQPDILKDRYRGLVREASAVSSSDDFPSEED, from the coding sequence ATGAATCAAACATTTGACGAGCTTGTCAGCTCGATTACAGAAGACTATCTGGAGCAGGTCGATTTGGGCAATCCGCCTTCTCAGGCAACGATAAAGCGTGAGCTGCTAGATGAAATCAACCGCGAGGTCAACACTTACAACAAGGGACCGGAAGACCCACCGGGGTCTGGCGAGTTCCCTACGCCCAAGAAGGGCAAGGAAAAGTACGACATCCTTAAGGCGCTTCCACCCTCTGAGATTGGACGCATCCTCATCGTCGTCCATCGCGTATGCCGTGTGGCATTTGGTGATGCGAGCGATGAGGACAACTGCCTTGTGGGTGTGTATGCGACCGAGGGCGAGAAACTCGGCACCTATGACACGAGCGAGAAGGCAATTCGACGCCTCATCCGCCAGTACAACAGGCAAATCAGCAGCCATGACATCGACGAGGTATATGCCTTCCTGAAGGACGAGGCACCGCTCAAGAAGATTTGTCGTGACCGCGACCTTATTGCTGTGGGTAACGGCATCTATGATTATGCGAACAAGATGCTTATGGACTTCGACCCGGAGCTTGTGTTCACGACGAAGTCTCATGTGCACTTCGTCGATGGCGCGATAAACCCGCACATCACCATGCCCGATGGCGCGAATTGGGATGTCGAGAGCTGGATGCAATCCCTCTCCGACGACCCAGACGTGCAGGAGTTGCTCTGGCAGACGCTGGGAGCAATCATCCGCCCTAACGTGCCTTGGCACAGGTCGGTGTGGCTCTACTCGAAGTCAGGCAATAACGGCAAGGGGACGCTGTGCCGACTGATGAGAAACCTCTGCGGTGAGGATGCTTGCGCTTCCATCTCAATCACGGGCTTTGGCAACCAGTATGGGCTGAGTGCCCTCACGAGGGTGTCAGCTGTCATTGTGGACGAGAACGACACGAGCGCTTACCTCGACAAGGCGGCGGCTCTGAAGGCTGTCATCACGGGTGACCCCGTGCTGGTAGACCGCAAGTTCAAAGACCCGCTCAGCCTCGTCTTCCATGGGTTCATGGTGCAGTGCATCAATGCCCTTCCGCGCTTCAAGGACAAGTCGGACTCGGCGTACCGTCGCTTGCTTCTCGTTCCGATGGAGAAGCGCTTCGAGGGTTGCGAGCGCAAGTACATCAAGGACGACTATCTGGGGCGTCAGGATGTGCTCGAGTACGTTCTCTACAAGCTGCTGGCGACGACGGACTACTACGAGCTGGTTAAGCCTCAGGCGTGCCTTGACCTGCTGGAGGAGTACAAGCAGTTCAACGACCCTATCCGCGAGTTCATGGCGACGGTCATGGACGAGCTGAAGTGGGACTTGGTGCCGTGGCAGTTCCTCTACGACCTCTATGTGAAGTGGTTCGCCCGCAATAATAGCGCTGGAAAGCCTGTTGGTATCAATCCATTTCGCGACGAGGTTCGCTCATTGCTCGTCGATTATCCAGGGTGGAACGAGACGGAGAATCCTGTGCGCTCCACAGACCGCATGGACGCACCTGAGCCTCTCATCGCCGAGTATGATGTGCGAACTTGGATGAACGGTTCATACACAGGCAGTGACATCCAGAAGCGGTGCCAGCCGGACATACTGAAAGACCGATACAGAGGTCTCGTGCGCGAAGCATCGGCGGTCTCCTCAAGTGACGATTTCCCGTCCGAGGAGGACTGA